A single Rhodothermales bacterium DNA region contains:
- a CDS encoding phosphatase PAP2 family protein — MARSVFGGADYTAYPVYYGALPALWAPVVLGDADNRTAVRMTATMLGSYGAVVALKRLVRRPRPVAVHDWVIRRPAFPGGRDLDTWSWPSGHATLAAAVVGTLAFRHQRAAVTVPAVIWAGAVGGSRIWLGVHYPSDVLSGWALGAGMAWVVHQMRKNDEAGSLSEQPVFRFTIPLG, encoded by the coding sequence TTGGCCCGGAGTGTTTTTGGCGGCGCCGACTACACCGCCTACCCGGTTTACTACGGGGCGCTGCCGGCATTGTGGGCACCGGTTGTGCTCGGTGACGCGGACAACCGAACCGCAGTCCGGATGACGGCGACCATGCTCGGCAGCTACGGCGCCGTTGTTGCCCTGAAAAGACTGGTTCGAAGACCCCGTCCGGTTGCCGTGCATGACTGGGTGATTCGCCGGCCTGCGTTCCCGGGCGGCCGGGATCTGGATACGTGGTCTTGGCCCTCCGGGCATGCCACGCTCGCAGCGGCCGTGGTCGGAACGCTGGCGTTCCGCCATCAGCGCGCAGCAGTGACGGTGCCTGCCGTGATTTGGGCGGGGGCCGTCGGGGGCTCCCGGATCTGGCTGGGCGTGCACTACCCGTCCGACGTGCTCTCGGGCTGGGCGCTGGGCGCCGGCATGGCCTGGGTGGTGCACCAGATGCGCAAGAATGACGAAGCCGGTTCGTTGTCGGAGCAGCCCGTTTTCCGTTTCACGATTCCTCTCGGATGA
- the recA gene encoding recombinase RecA, with the protein MSADEKKTARPKDPAKERALDLALKQIEKTFGKGSIMRLGEAPMIRHDVISTGSLALDAALGAGGVPRGRIVEIYGPESSGKTTLATHIIAEAQQLGGTCAFIDAEHAFDASYAEKLGVDLDSLLVSQPDTGEDALNICDTLVRSGALDVIVIDSVAALVPRAEIEGEMGDSHVGLQARLMSQALRKLTGTINRTHTVLIFINQIREKIGVMFGSPETTTGGRALKFYSSVRMDIRRIGAIKDGTDVVGNRTRVKVVKNKVAPPFRQAEFDIVYGEGISSLGELVDIGVDNDIIQKSGSWYAYGDIKIGQGRDAAKQWLKDNDNFRTEIKARAQEALGMVPAVAEANGVALPVN; encoded by the coding sequence ATGAGCGCAGACGAAAAGAAAACCGCCCGCCCGAAGGACCCCGCCAAGGAGCGGGCACTGGACCTTGCCCTGAAGCAGATCGAAAAGACGTTCGGCAAGGGCTCCATCATGCGTCTCGGGGAGGCCCCGATGATTCGGCACGATGTGATTTCCACCGGATCGCTGGCGTTGGACGCGGCGCTGGGAGCGGGCGGCGTGCCGCGTGGCCGCATCGTGGAAATCTATGGGCCGGAGTCGTCCGGCAAGACGACGCTGGCCACGCACATCATCGCGGAAGCCCAGCAGTTGGGCGGGACCTGTGCGTTCATTGACGCAGAGCATGCGTTTGACGCCAGCTACGCCGAGAAGCTCGGAGTCGATCTCGATTCACTGCTTGTTTCCCAGCCCGACACCGGTGAGGACGCCCTGAACATCTGTGATACGCTGGTGCGCTCGGGTGCCCTGGACGTGATCGTGATTGACTCGGTGGCTGCACTTGTGCCGCGTGCGGAGATCGAAGGCGAAATGGGGGACAGCCACGTGGGTCTGCAGGCGCGACTCATGAGTCAGGCGCTGCGCAAGCTCACGGGTACCATCAACCGCACGCATACGGTGCTCATTTTCATCAACCAGATCCGCGAGAAGATCGGGGTGATGTTCGGCAGCCCGGAGACCACCACCGGTGGGCGCGCGCTCAAGTTCTACAGCTCGGTGCGCATGGATATCCGCCGCATCGGTGCCATCAAGGACGGCACGGACGTGGTTGGTAACAGAACGCGGGTCAAGGTCGTTAAGAACAAGGTGGCGCCGCCGTTCCGCCAGGCCGAGTTCGACATTGTCTACGGCGAAGGCATTTCGTCCCTGGGCGAACTCGTGGATATTGGCGTCGACAACGACATCATCCAGAAGTCGGGATCCTGGTATGCTTATGGAGACATCAAGATTGGTCAGGGTCGAGACGCAGCGAAGCAGTGGCTGAAGGACAACGACAACTTCCGCACGGAGATCAAGGCGCGGGCCCAGGAGGCTCTCGGCATGGTGCCGGCCGTGGCAGAGGCCAACGGCGTAGCGTTGCCTGTCAACTGA
- a CDS encoding competence/damage-inducible protein A, which produces MVRGPGGRVIAEVISIGDELLIGQVVNTNAAWLGQRFSELGVDVSRVLSVGDSRDVITAEIGAASERADVVIVTGGLGPTHDDVTKEAVASLYGVSLEFHQDLFDALKARYDRAGMTMSASNRTQAEVPAGFEVLPNQWGSAPGLLHDGETMLVVLPGVPREMKGLMDEYVFPRLISAGGLTPLVRRTLLTTGIAESQLHDSIGPLEDWTQRGCSLAYLPNIHGVRMRLTAPDPALLSEFEAFLRGHAGRHIYGEGGQTLEEVVGQMLVERDWTVATAESCTGGLVASRLTDVPGASRYVRGCVVAYDNEVKTRHLGVDSDLLDARGAVSREVVIQMAAGVRGVIGTDVGIATSGIMGPGGGSPEKPVGTAWMAVQTPIHTHSLKVVLRHERVDNKARTATTVLDLLRRTMLK; this is translated from the coding sequence GTGGTCCGAGGCCCTGGAGGCCGGGTGATTGCCGAGGTCATCTCCATTGGCGACGAGCTGCTGATCGGGCAGGTCGTCAACACGAATGCCGCGTGGCTGGGTCAGCGTTTTTCGGAACTGGGCGTGGACGTCTCGCGGGTCCTGTCGGTGGGGGATTCGCGCGATGTGATCACTGCCGAAATCGGCGCTGCCAGCGAGCGGGCGGACGTGGTGATCGTAACGGGCGGACTGGGCCCCACGCACGACGATGTGACAAAGGAGGCGGTTGCGTCCCTCTATGGGGTGTCGCTAGAGTTTCACCAGGACCTGTTCGATGCGCTCAAGGCCCGCTACGACCGAGCCGGCATGACCATGTCCGCGTCCAATCGTACGCAGGCGGAGGTGCCGGCCGGGTTTGAGGTGCTGCCGAATCAGTGGGGTTCGGCCCCAGGACTGCTGCACGATGGCGAGACCATGCTTGTGGTGCTGCCGGGCGTGCCCCGGGAGATGAAGGGGCTGATGGACGAATACGTCTTCCCTCGACTGATCTCGGCGGGTGGACTGACACCACTGGTGCGGCGCACGCTGCTGACTACCGGGATAGCGGAGTCACAGTTGCACGATTCCATCGGTCCTCTGGAGGATTGGACTCAGCGCGGCTGTTCGCTGGCCTACCTGCCGAACATCCACGGGGTTCGCATGCGGCTGACGGCGCCGGATCCGGCGCTGCTTTCAGAGTTCGAAGCATTCCTCAGAGGCCATGCCGGCCGGCATATTTATGGGGAAGGCGGGCAGACTCTGGAAGAGGTGGTGGGTCAGATGCTGGTGGAACGGGATTGGACGGTCGCCACGGCGGAGAGCTGTACCGGCGGACTGGTGGCGTCCAGGCTCACGGATGTGCCAGGTGCCTCCCGATATGTGCGGGGATGTGTGGTCGCCTACGACAACGAGGTGAAAACCCGGCACCTTGGTGTGGATTCCGATCTGCTCGACGCGCGAGGGGCGGTGAGTCGTGAGGTGGTCATTCAGATGGCTGCGGGCGTACGCGGCGTGATTGGAACGGATGTGGGTATTGCTACGTCGGGCATCATGGGTCCAGGCGGTGGATCACCGGAAAAACCGGTCGGAACGGCCTGGATGGCGGTTCAGACGCCGATCCACACGCACTCGCTGAAGGTGGTCCTCCGCCATGAGCGCGTGGATAACAAGGCGCGCACGGCGACGACGGTGCTGGACCTGCTCCGGCGCACGATGCTGAAATAA
- a CDS encoding orotate phosphoribosyltransferase: MTDTTIDARELAGKLLEIGAVVLQPNAPFTWASGLHSPVYCDNRMTLGHPGLRGAIAASFADIASGYAPDRIAGTATAGIPHAAWLADVMNLPMCYVRSKAKGHGKGNQIEGPLDTGDGVVLVEDLVSTGMSSIAAVEALRAAGAGVHAVVAIFSYGLEKSRAAFSEANVPLHTLTTFSDLIASAEASGGMSRVDVQSLRAWHADPVAWSEALEAG; the protein is encoded by the coding sequence ATGACTGACACCACGATCGACGCCCGCGAACTGGCGGGCAAGCTGCTTGAAATAGGAGCAGTCGTGCTGCAGCCGAATGCGCCGTTCACGTGGGCATCGGGCCTGCACTCTCCGGTCTACTGCGACAACCGCATGACGCTCGGGCATCCCGGTCTCCGGGGAGCAATCGCCGCGTCCTTTGCCGATATCGCGTCAGGGTATGCTCCGGACCGCATCGCCGGTACAGCAACCGCCGGCATTCCCCACGCGGCGTGGCTGGCGGACGTGATGAACCTGCCCATGTGCTATGTGCGCTCCAAGGCCAAAGGCCACGGGAAGGGCAACCAGATTGAAGGGCCCCTGGATACGGGCGATGGGGTCGTGCTGGTGGAGGACCTGGTCTCGACGGGGATGAGTTCCATTGCGGCGGTGGAAGCGCTGCGGGCCGCGGGCGCAGGAGTGCATGCTGTGGTGGCCATCTTCTCTTACGGATTGGAAAAATCCCGTGCGGCCTTTTCCGAGGCGAATGTGCCCCTGCACACGCTCACGACGTTTTCGGACCTCATCGCCAGTGCAGAGGCATCCGGCGGGATGAGTCGTGTGGACGTGCAGAGCCTGCGCGCCTGGCACGCCGATCCGGTAGCGTGGTCCGAGGCCCTGGAGGCCGGGTGA
- the pgsA gene encoding CDP-diacylglycerol--glycerol-3-phosphate 3-phosphatidyltransferase, producing the protein MKHVPNTLTTLRMLVTPAVLFLLFSDSFAPRAWAAALFILASISDWADGHMARKYGVGSRLGQFLDPVADKVLVLGTFAALCVLRDDLVPWWAVLLIAGRDLFVTLFRIWHNRGGRVIKTKSSAKWKTTFQLTFLIAVLLLWAAILLPGAVGSYAKQILNSVGITLLLYVTVAVTVATGFAYAMNPEFDTSHD; encoded by the coding sequence ATGAAGCACGTACCGAACACGCTTACGACGCTCCGCATGCTGGTCACGCCCGCGGTGCTGTTTCTGCTGTTCTCGGACTCGTTCGCGCCCCGGGCATGGGCGGCCGCGCTGTTCATTCTCGCCTCCATCTCGGACTGGGCCGATGGGCACATGGCCCGCAAATACGGCGTCGGCTCCCGGCTGGGTCAGTTCCTGGATCCGGTCGCCGACAAGGTGCTGGTTCTGGGCACGTTTGCAGCCCTCTGTGTTCTGCGCGATGACCTGGTGCCCTGGTGGGCCGTACTGCTGATTGCGGGCCGGGACCTCTTTGTCACGCTCTTCCGCATCTGGCACAACCGTGGGGGGCGGGTCATCAAGACCAAGTCATCGGCCAAGTGGAAGACCACCTTTCAGCTCACCTTCCTGATTGCCGTTCTGCTGCTGTGGGCGGCCATTCTGCTGCCCGGCGCGGTGGGCAGCTACGCCAAACAGATCCTCAATTCGGTGGGCATCACGCTGCTGCTGTACGTGACTGTCGCCGTAACCGTCGCCACCGGGTTCGCGTACGCCATGAATCCGGAATTCGATACCTCGCATGACTGA